In Oscillatoria acuminata PCC 6304, a single window of DNA contains:
- a CDS encoding nucleotide sugar dehydrogenase produces MSEKIAIIGLGYVGLPLAIALAKQFPDTVGFDINPEKIHALTQGIDATGEVCLNNLKSTSLQFTSDPNHLKSSNFFIVAVPTPIDSNHHPDLTPLIRASELVGRVLQPGSVVVYESTVYPGVTEETCGTILAQESGLRPGIDFKLGYSPERINPGDPEHRLETIIKVVAGEDAETLERVAQVYESIIKAGIYRAPSIKVAESAKVIENIQRDLNIALMNELALIFDRLNISTHEVLAAAGTKWNFLPFKPGLVGGHCIGVDPYYLTAKAKQVGYRPEVILAGRRINDNMGRYLGQRLIKLLTNHENIPIKQVRVGILGMTFKENVPDTRNTRVPDIVAELEQFGIRPLVHDPIANPEEVHQVYDISLSPWSEFFALDALILAVPHRQYLECSPDELIECLNPEGIFMDIKSVLGPSLFPSKIVYWSL; encoded by the coding sequence ATGTCGGAAAAAATTGCAATTATTGGACTGGGTTATGTCGGGCTACCCTTAGCCATTGCCTTAGCTAAACAGTTCCCAGACACCGTTGGATTTGATATCAACCCGGAGAAAATTCACGCCCTCACCCAGGGAATCGACGCAACGGGAGAAGTCTGTTTAAATAACTTAAAATCAACTTCTCTTCAATTCACCAGTGACCCCAATCATTTAAAATCATCCAATTTTTTCATTGTTGCTGTTCCCACCCCCATTGACTCCAATCATCATCCCGATTTAACCCCTTTAATCCGGGCCTCAGAACTGGTAGGGCGGGTGTTACAACCGGGTTCGGTCGTGGTGTATGAATCTACGGTTTATCCGGGGGTGACTGAGGAAACTTGCGGAACCATTTTAGCCCAAGAATCTGGATTGCGTCCGGGTATTGATTTCAAATTAGGCTATTCTCCCGAACGCATCAATCCTGGAGATCCAGAACATAGGCTGGAAACCATTATTAAAGTGGTTGCTGGAGAAGATGCGGAGACCTTAGAACGGGTGGCGCAGGTTTATGAATCGATTATTAAGGCGGGAATTTATCGCGCTCCTTCGATTAAGGTAGCAGAATCTGCCAAGGTGATTGAAAATATCCAGCGGGATTTGAATATTGCCTTGATGAATGAACTGGCTTTAATTTTTGACCGCTTGAATATCTCAACTCATGAAGTATTAGCCGCTGCTGGGACTAAGTGGAATTTTTTACCGTTTAAACCGGGACTGGTGGGCGGTCATTGTATTGGGGTTGACCCGTATTATCTAACTGCAAAAGCCAAACAAGTCGGCTATCGTCCAGAGGTCATTCTCGCCGGTCGGCGCATCAATGACAATATGGGGCGTTATCTGGGTCAGCGGTTGATTAAACTGTTGACTAATCATGAAAATATTCCGATTAAACAGGTTCGAGTCGGTATTTTAGGGATGACATTTAAAGAGAATGTTCCCGATACTCGCAACACTCGGGTTCCCGATATTGTGGCTGAACTCGAACAGTTTGGTATCAGACCGTTAGTCCATGATCCCATTGCCAATCCGGAGGAAGTTCACCAAGTCTATGACATTTCCCTGTCGCCTTGGTCTGAGTTTTTTGCCTTGGATGCACTGATTCTAGCGGTGCCCCATCGTCAGTATTTAGAATGCTCACCGGATGAGTTGATCGAATGCCTGAATCCCGAGGGCATTTTTATGGATATTAAATCAGTATTAGGTCCGAGTCTGTTTCCTTCAAAAATAGTTTACTGGAGTTTATAA
- a CDS encoding NAD-dependent epimerase: MKPILVTGAAGFIGFHLCQRLLGRGEAILGIDNLNDYYDVNLKRSRLALLQAHPQFEFCQLDLSDRQGMEKLFADYQPDRVINLAAQAGVRYSLTHPHAYVESNLIGFTNILEGCRHNHVKHLVFASSSSVYGANTKMPFSVRDNVDAPISLYAATKKANELMAHTYSYLYGLPTTGLRFFTVYGPWGRPDMALFLFTEAILAGKPIPVFNYGKMKRDFTYVDDIITGVVRVLDRIPKNNPESTETHSPNPSLTVPYKVYNIGNNQPVELLRFIEILEDCLGKKAEKEFLPMQPGDVPATYADIEELEQDVGFRPSIPLEVGIPRFVSWYQSYYRPFSGNPLPSFADCLPTLE; the protein is encoded by the coding sequence ATGAAACCGATTTTAGTGACTGGGGCGGCTGGTTTTATTGGCTTTCATTTGTGTCAGCGGTTGCTGGGACGGGGGGAAGCGATTCTGGGGATCGATAATCTGAATGATTATTATGATGTTAATTTAAAGCGATCGCGACTGGCGTTGTTGCAAGCGCATCCCCAGTTTGAGTTTTGTCAATTAGATTTGAGCGATCGCCAGGGGATGGAGAAACTATTTGCTGACTATCAACCGGACCGAGTAATTAATTTAGCGGCCCAAGCAGGGGTGCGTTATTCCTTAACCCATCCTCATGCTTATGTGGAAAGTAACTTAATCGGGTTCACCAACATTTTAGAAGGGTGTCGGCACAACCATGTCAAACATTTAGTATTTGCTTCTTCCAGTTCAGTTTATGGTGCAAATACCAAAATGCCCTTTTCCGTTCGGGATAATGTAGATGCGCCAATTAGTTTATATGCGGCCACTAAAAAAGCCAATGAACTGATGGCGCATACCTACAGCTATTTATATGGATTGCCGACCACGGGTCTGCGATTTTTCACCGTTTATGGTCCTTGGGGGCGTCCCGATATGGCGTTGTTTCTGTTTACCGAAGCAATTTTAGCCGGAAAGCCAATTCCTGTTTTTAACTATGGTAAAATGAAAAGAGATTTTACCTATGTTGATGATATTATCACCGGGGTAGTCCGGGTTCTTGATCGCATTCCTAAGAACAATCCAGAGTCAACTGAAACACACTCTCCTAATCCCAGTCTGACTGTTCCTTATAAAGTTTACAATATTGGCAACAATCAGCCGGTTGAATTGTTGCGATTTATTGAAATTTTGGAGGACTGTTTGGGGAAGAAAGCTGAAAAAGAGTTTCTGCCCATGCAACCGGGAGATGTCCCGGCGACTTATGCGGATATTGAGGAATTAGAGCAAGATGTAGGATTTCGTCCCAGTATTCCCTTGGAAGTGGGAATTCCCCGGTTTGTTTCTTGGTATCAGTCCTATTATCGGCCTTTTTCTGGTAATCCACTGCCCAGTTTTGCTGACTGTCTACCTACGTTAGAATGA
- a CDS encoding glutathione S-transferase N-terminal domain-containing protein — MIDLYTFPTPNGRKVSILLEELEISYNVHKVDITKGEQFSPDFVEINPNSKIPAIIDNESEMTIFESGAILMYLAEKTGKLLPRETKSRYQVMEWLMFQMASVGPMFGQFNHFNRFAPEKVPYAIARYEQETLRLYGVLDRQLADRLYIAGEDYSIADIALFPWVASYEFMGLTLEKHPHLKRWVELLQQRPAVQRGMAVPA; from the coding sequence ATGATCGACCTCTATACCTTTCCGACTCCCAATGGACGTAAAGTTTCTATTCTGTTAGAAGAGTTAGAGATTTCCTACAATGTCCATAAGGTTGATATTACCAAAGGGGAGCAATTTTCCCCAGATTTTGTTGAGATTAATCCCAATAGTAAAATTCCGGCAATTATCGATAATGAGTCAGAGATGACGATATTTGAATCCGGTGCTATTTTAATGTATCTGGCGGAAAAAACGGGAAAATTGCTGCCCCGGGAGACTAAATCTCGGTATCAAGTCATGGAATGGTTGATGTTTCAGATGGCGAGTGTGGGTCCGATGTTTGGGCAGTTTAATCATTTTAATCGGTTTGCGCCGGAAAAAGTTCCTTATGCGATCGCCCGGTATGAGCAAGAAACTTTACGATTATATGGGGTATTAGATAGACAATTGGCCGATCGCCTCTATATTGCGGGGGAGGATTACTCCATTGCGGATATTGCGCTTTTTCCTTGGGTGGCGAGTTACGAGTTTATGGGGTTGACTTTAGAAAAACATCCCCATCTAAAGCGCTGGGTAGAATTACTACAGCAACGTCCGGCAGTACAACGGGGGATGGCAGTCCCTGCATAA
- a CDS encoding metallophosphoesterase, whose translation MHGFLTGSLKIERLNVAIADLPTHLRGTKLVQLSDFHYEKEGLSDKLLAEAIAVSNHADPDLVLLTGDYVTTNPDCVYALALQLKHLQSRRGIYGILGNHDIKLPHSKSTIIAAFEKIGIPILWNEVVYPLGSGLAVVGMAEVQSGQFNSRAVFPGIEASIPRIVLSHNPDTATYLQKLRVDLQLSGHTHGGQIILPKIGPVPAYLKYLRERIPKRWRQWIPYLSKDCYKIIDRWEWSQGLHQVGNNQLYVSRGLGTYFPGRLFCPPEVTIITLQGHQDKQRG comes from the coding sequence ATGCACGGGTTTTTGACCGGATCGTTAAAAATTGAACGGTTAAACGTCGCGATCGCCGATTTACCCACCCATCTGAGAGGAACAAAATTAGTCCAGTTATCCGATTTTCATTATGAAAAGGAGGGATTGTCAGATAAACTCTTGGCGGAGGCGATCGCCGTGTCCAATCATGCCGACCCCGATTTGGTCCTGCTGACTGGGGACTATGTAACCACTAATCCTGACTGCGTTTATGCTTTGGCATTGCAACTCAAGCATCTCCAAAGTCGCCGGGGTATCTATGGTATTTTAGGCAATCATGATATCAAATTGCCTCACTCTAAGTCCACCATTATTGCAGCATTCGAGAAGATTGGAATTCCTATTCTCTGGAATGAAGTGGTTTATCCGTTGGGGTCAGGTTTAGCCGTGGTGGGAATGGCAGAGGTGCAGTCAGGTCAGTTTAATAGTCGGGCAGTTTTTCCCGGCATTGAGGCATCAATTCCCCGGATTGTTCTCTCCCATAATCCCGATACTGCAACTTATTTGCAAAAACTTCGGGTTGATTTACAGCTATCCGGTCATACTCATGGGGGGCAAATTATTTTACCCAAAATAGGGCCGGTTCCTGCTTATTTGAAATATCTCCGTGAACGAATTCCTAAAAGGTGGCGGCAGTGGATTCCCTATCTGTCAAAAGACTGTTATAAAATTATCGACCGATGGGAGTGGTCTCAAGGGTTGCATCAGGTGGGAAACAATCAACTTTATGTGAGTCGGGGATTGGGAACTTATTTCCCAGGACGGCTATTTTGTCCTCCAGAAGTGACGATTATAACGTTACAGGGACATCAAGATAAACAGAGGGGATAA
- a CDS encoding serpin family protein, which yields MKKDCMDAVRPIALLGAVAIATLGWMARLEGSEPLSAQIPAINMSGHRAFGPGWITLNGTLENTVETKPIIAANTRFGIKLFSHIYQQEKAKNIFISPLSLTLALQMLNGGATGETHEAIASVLETPGMEQQQIDLTLSALHTHLHEMDSEVELTIANSFWMKEGGSFNPNFIQRTETSYQALTREIDFSSPATAAPVINGWIAEETHQRIDHILEPNDFDSGTIAMLINAIYFKSAWLSPFSESDTREHPFALADGQMKAHPLMFQTQEFAYYENALFQAISLPYGNTAEVNLYIFLPNPEVGLDLFLEHLNAENWNLWLKEYWENKPIRLGLPRFKIEYDIELKDILTAMNMGIAFSSEADFSSITSEPFWISKIKHKTFLEVNEEGTEASAVTGILGTRSGPVDMIIDRPFFFAIRDDNTGTLLFMGTLVNPLE from the coding sequence ATGAAAAAAGATTGTATGGATGCGGTAAGACCGATCGCTTTACTGGGTGCAGTGGCGATCGCCACCCTTGGTTGGATGGCACGATTGGAAGGTTCCGAACCCCTTTCTGCCCAGATTCCTGCCATCAATATGAGCGGTCATCGAGCCTTCGGTCCAGGGTGGATAACTTTGAATGGAACCCTAGAAAATACAGTGGAAACTAAACCCATTATTGCGGCAAATACTCGCTTTGGGATTAAGTTATTTTCTCATATTTATCAACAAGAAAAGGCCAAAAATATTTTTATTTCTCCCTTGAGTTTGACCTTAGCTTTGCAAATGCTTAATGGGGGTGCAACGGGAGAAACTCACGAGGCGATCGCCTCGGTTTTGGAAACTCCAGGGATGGAACAACAGCAAATTGACCTCACCCTATCAGCACTCCACACGCACCTGCATGAGATGGATTCAGAAGTAGAATTAACCATTGCTAATTCTTTTTGGATGAAGGAAGGTGGCTCTTTTAATCCTAATTTTATTCAAAGGACTGAAACCAGTTATCAAGCCCTAACTCGTGAAATTGATTTTAGTAGCCCTGCTACGGCTGCACCCGTAATTAATGGGTGGATAGCGGAAGAAACTCATCAAAGAATAGACCATATTTTAGAGCCTAATGATTTTGATAGCGGTACGATCGCTATGTTGATCAATGCTATTTACTTTAAATCTGCCTGGTTAAGTCCATTTTCCGAATCTGATACTCGTGAGCATCCATTTGCCTTAGCCGATGGACAAATGAAAGCTCATCCCCTGATGTTTCAAACCCAAGAGTTTGCTTACTATGAAAATGCTTTATTCCAGGCCATTTCTTTGCCTTATGGCAATACAGCAGAAGTAAATTTATATATTTTCCTGCCCAATCCGGAAGTAGGTTTAGATTTGTTTTTAGAGCACTTGAATGCCGAAAACTGGAATTTATGGCTTAAAGAATATTGGGAAAACAAACCTATTAGATTGGGTCTGCCACGGTTTAAGATAGAATATGATATTGAACTAAAAGATATTCTAACTGCAATGAATATGGGGATAGCCTTTAGTTCAGAGGCAGATTTTAGCTCAATTACTTCAGAACCTTTCTGGATTAGTAAAATTAAGCATAAAACATTTTTGGAGGTGAATGAAGAAGGAACGGAAGCATCGGCAGTAACGGGAATATTGGGTACTCGCAGTGGTCCAGTGGACATGATTATTGATCGCCCTTTCTTTTTTGCGATTCGAGATGATAATACCGGCACTTTGCTATTTATGGGAACCTTGGTTAATCCCCTAGAATAA
- a CDS encoding serpin family protein: protein MNRLFFDFGKPLGAIATAILAWTLVTSVPVQSRSLSHSSTSPNQTTSLTNLDETTSIYTPFAFKLFSTIQQQQSQENIFISPASITNALAMTYNGADGTTQMAIAEALEIQGMSLEDFNQANAAIKTLLSEEYEAVEINIANSLWLNQTASFLPNFLQRVTEFYQAQLNRLDFTSPTATDEINAWVREQTNDKIPKIIDEINANDILYLMNAIYFKGTWTEAFSEELTEEKPFRRMDGTTQPHPFMLQIGNYLYLENSEVQAISLPYGNGQFSLYVLLPRETANLDEFYQGLNAEQWDDWIQAMRLQDGVIQLPRFELEYSIALNDTLEQIGMGIAFSPNQADFSKMTTENVHISAVQHKTFLEVNEEGTEAAAVTSVGVTRVSLDERPEPELFSMIVDRPFFMAIRDNRTQTILFMGSIVDPPPSN, encoded by the coding sequence ATGAATAGACTGTTCTTTGATTTTGGTAAACCGCTAGGGGCGATCGCCACTGCTATCTTAGCTTGGACATTAGTCACCTCTGTTCCAGTCCAAAGTCGTAGCCTTTCCCATTCATCTACTTCCCCGAATCAGACTACCTCCTTGACAAACCTGGATGAAACGACCAGCATTTATACTCCCTTTGCCTTTAAACTATTTTCCACAATTCAGCAGCAGCAAAGTCAGGAAAATATTTTTATTTCCCCCGCCAGCATTACCAATGCCTTAGCCATGACCTATAATGGGGCGGATGGCACTACTCAAATGGCGATCGCAGAAGCCTTAGAAATTCAAGGCATGAGTTTAGAAGACTTTAACCAAGCAAATGCTGCAATCAAAACCTTACTATCTGAGGAATATGAGGCGGTAGAAATAAATATTGCCAATTCTCTGTGGCTGAATCAAACTGCATCGTTTCTCCCCAATTTTCTGCAACGAGTCACTGAGTTTTATCAAGCCCAACTGAACCGATTAGACTTTACCAGTCCGACGGCGACTGATGAAATTAATGCCTGGGTCCGAGAACAAACCAACGATAAAATCCCAAAAATTATTGATGAAATTAATGCCAATGATATTCTTTACTTGATGAATGCAATCTATTTTAAAGGCACTTGGACCGAAGCATTTTCAGAAGAATTGACGGAAGAAAAGCCTTTTCGACGCATGGATGGAACAACTCAGCCCCATCCTTTTATGTTGCAAATTGGGAATTATTTGTATTTAGAAAATTCCGAGGTTCAGGCGATCAGTCTTCCTTATGGAAATGGGCAATTTAGTCTGTATGTCTTGTTGCCTCGGGAGACTGCTAACCTAGACGAGTTTTATCAGGGGTTGAATGCCGAACAATGGGACGACTGGATTCAGGCAATGCGACTGCAAGACGGAGTAATCCAATTACCCCGATTTGAGTTGGAATATAGTATTGCCTTAAACGATACCCTTGAACAGATCGGGATGGGAATTGCTTTCTCTCCCAATCAAGCCGATTTCTCGAAGATGACTACAGAGAATGTTCATATTTCTGCGGTTCAACACAAAACTTTTTTAGAAGTGAATGAAGAAGGGACAGAAGCAGCGGCTGTAACTTCTGTGGGAGTCACTAGGGTCAGTCTTGATGAAAGGCCGGAACCGGAACTATTTTCCATGATTGTCGATCGCCCGTTTTTTATGGCAATTCGTGATAACCGCACTCAAACTATTTTGTTCATGGGTTCAATTGTCGATCCACCCCCTTCCAATTAG
- a CDS encoding response regulator transcription factor yields the protein MRILLVDDEVQLTEPLTRVLTREGYQVEVASDGATGAELARQGGYDLLILDWMLPHQSGLAICQEIRRQGDVTPVLFLTAKDTLDDRVQGLDAGADDYLVKPFELLELLARVRAQLRRSITQKTPDPETHLHRDDLELDRENQLAYRGGRTIELSEKESTLLAYFMRHSGQLLTHSEIYQHLWPTGEKPSSNVLAAQIRLLRRKIEAPGEVPLIHTVYGKGYRFGSGGESSPSSGPD from the coding sequence ATGCGAATTCTTTTAGTAGATGATGAAGTCCAACTCACCGAACCCCTAACTCGGGTTCTGACGCGGGAAGGATATCAAGTAGAAGTCGCCTCCGATGGCGCAACCGGGGCCGAATTAGCGCGACAAGGGGGATATGACTTGCTGATTTTAGATTGGATGTTACCCCACCAATCCGGATTAGCGATTTGTCAGGAAATTCGCCGTCAAGGGGATGTGACGCCGGTTCTATTTCTGACGGCAAAAGATACCTTAGACGATCGCGTTCAAGGACTTGATGCTGGGGCCGATGATTATCTAGTAAAACCCTTTGAATTGCTAGAATTATTAGCAAGAGTGCGAGCACAACTGCGGCGATCGATCACCCAAAAAACTCCGGACCCGGAGACTCATCTCCACCGGGATGACCTGGAACTCGACCGCGAAAACCAGTTAGCATACCGAGGCGGGCGCACCATCGAACTTTCGGAAAAAGAAAGTACCCTCCTGGCCTATTTTATGCGCCACAGCGGACAATTACTCACCCATAGCGAAATTTATCAACATTTGTGGCCTACCGGGGAAAAACCCAGCAGCAACGTCCTCGCCGCCCAAATTCGCCTCCTCCGGCGCAAAATTGAAGCCCCAGGGGAGGTGCCATTAATTCATACGGTTTATGGCAAAGGGTATCGCTTTGGGTCCGGGGGTGAATCGTCCCCATCATCAGGCCCCGACTAG
- the hisG gene encoding ATP phosphoribosyltransferase codes for MLTVALPKGSLLTDSIRLLQSVGLDFSAFLDSSNRQLQILDPTGTARALLVRTHDVPVYVEYGQAQLGVAGYDVLREKQPRVAQVLDLGFGHCRLSVAVKESSPYRRSLDLPAHGRVASKFVHCAREYFQRLDLPVEIVPLSGSVELGPITGMSEAIVDLVSTGRTLKENGLIEMEVLFQSSARLIAHPISYRLNTDGICDRIAAIREMTTTAV; via the coding sequence ATGCTGACCGTCGCTTTACCGAAAGGATCGTTGTTAACCGATAGCATCCGACTGTTGCAGTCGGTGGGATTGGATTTTAGTGCATTTCTGGATTCGTCGAATCGACAGTTGCAAATTTTAGACCCGACGGGGACCGCCAGGGCGCTGTTAGTCAGGACCCATGATGTGCCGGTTTATGTGGAGTACGGTCAAGCGCAGTTGGGGGTTGCCGGTTATGATGTATTGCGGGAAAAACAGCCGCGAGTGGCCCAGGTCCTGGATTTGGGATTTGGTCACTGTCGGTTATCCGTGGCGGTGAAGGAGTCGAGTCCCTACCGGCGATCGCTGGATTTACCGGCCCACGGACGAGTTGCCAGTAAGTTTGTCCATTGTGCCCGGGAATACTTTCAACGGTTGGATTTGCCGGTGGAAATCGTTCCCCTGTCGGGTTCTGTGGAACTGGGACCGATTACGGGGATGTCCGAGGCGATCGTGGATTTGGTCTCCACAGGACGGACTCTCAAGGAAAATGGCCTGATTGAAATGGAAGTGTTATTTCAAAGTTCGGCGAGATTGATTGCCCATCCCATTAGTTATCGTCTGAATACCGATGGCATCTGCGATCGCATTGCTGCAATCCGCGAAATGACCACAACCGCAGTGTAA
- a CDS encoding ABC transporter ATP-binding protein — protein sequence MTRLSPPPTPEEGRSRRRENDWRLFLRLVPYARRSGRLLGISLILLVPLAFAGAVQPIIIGQAISLIRGEPINLQFLATLTLPQGLNLLSGLLLLTITLRFALQAIQSYFVQEVGQKITADIRNDLFDHVTSLAVRFFDRTPVGRLITRLTSDVEALGEVFSTGAIGVITDLFSIAIVLIIMFYRQWQLALLLLLMLIPIASLIIYFQQQYRQENYKAREELSSLNSKLQENIVGVGVVQIFRREAFNAEIFRVNNQRYIKAVDKTIFYDSAVSATLEWIAFVAIAGVLWLGGQLVLGDSMTVGRLAEFILFSQRLFDPLRQFADKFTAIQAGFTAIERISDIFNETIEIRDPDVKERAVGAPWQGAAPENNSVAIADSNPHAGEIRFQNVSFAYKNDEYVLKNLDFTIKPGEKVALVGPTGAGKSSIVRLLCRLYEASQGQILVDGVNVRDMRQAELRQHIGVILQDGFLFAGDVKSNISLGETYTLAEIQSAAERTNVASFIEDLPQGYNTQLRERGTNLSGGQKQLLAFARAAIRNPKILVLDEATASLDVGTESLIQDALDHLLQDRTAIIIAHRLSTIKNVDRILVLKQGQLVEQGSHEELLQQGGLYAGLYQLQMLGK from the coding sequence ATGACTCGCTTATCCCCGCCCCCAACTCCCGAAGAAGGTCGATCGCGCCGTCGCGAAAATGATTGGCGCTTATTTCTGCGTTTGGTGCCTTATGCCCGTCGCAGTGGTCGTCTGTTGGGGATTTCCCTCATCTTATTAGTCCCCTTAGCTTTTGCAGGTGCCGTCCAACCGATTATTATCGGACAGGCGATTTCCCTGATCCGGGGCGAACCCATTAATCTCCAGTTTTTGGCAACCCTGACCCTCCCACAAGGTTTAAATCTTCTCTCGGGGTTACTCTTGTTGACGATTACCCTGCGATTTGCCTTACAAGCCATTCAGTCCTATTTTGTTCAGGAAGTGGGACAAAAAATCACGGCGGATATTCGTAATGATTTGTTCGATCATGTCACCTCTTTGGCGGTCCGGTTTTTCGATCGCACTCCTGTCGGACGCTTGATTACCCGCCTGACTAGCGATGTAGAAGCCCTCGGCGAGGTATTTTCCACGGGTGCAATTGGCGTAATTACCGACTTATTTTCGATTGCGATCGTCTTAATCATCATGTTCTATCGGCAATGGCAACTAGCACTCCTGCTGTTGCTGATGCTGATTCCCATCGCTTCCTTAATTATTTATTTCCAACAGCAATATCGCCAAGAAAACTATAAAGCGCGAGAAGAACTCTCCTCCCTCAACTCTAAGTTACAAGAAAATATTGTCGGCGTGGGCGTGGTCCAAATCTTTCGCCGGGAAGCCTTTAATGCAGAAATCTTCCGGGTGAATAACCAGCGTTATATTAAAGCCGTTGACAAAACCATTTTTTATGATTCTGCCGTTTCTGCAACCTTGGAATGGATTGCCTTTGTGGCGATCGCCGGAGTCTTGTGGTTAGGCGGCCAACTCGTCCTCGGTGATAGCATGACAGTCGGGAGATTAGCTGAGTTTATCCTATTTTCCCAGCGCTTATTTGACCCCCTGCGCCAATTTGCCGATAAATTCACCGCCATTCAAGCTGGATTTACCGCCATTGAACGGATTAGCGATATCTTTAACGAAACCATCGAAATTCGCGATCCTGATGTCAAAGAACGGGCAGTGGGTGCCCCGTGGCAAGGTGCAGCCCCAGAGAACAATTCTGTGGCGATCGCCGACTCCAACCCTCATGCCGGAGAAATTCGCTTCCAGAACGTTTCCTTTGCCTATAAAAATGATGAATATGTTCTCAAGAACCTCGACTTTACCATCAAACCCGGTGAAAAAGTCGCCCTAGTCGGTCCTACCGGGGCGGGAAAAAGTTCGATTGTCCGGTTGTTGTGTCGGCTGTACGAAGCGAGTCAAGGTCAAATTCTCGTCGATGGCGTCAATGTTCGAGATATGCGCCAAGCTGAATTACGCCAACATATCGGTGTAATTTTGCAGGATGGATTTTTGTTTGCGGGGGATGTTAAAAGTAATATCAGCCTGGGAGAAACCTATACCCTAGCTGAGATTCAATCTGCTGCAGAACGAACCAATGTAGCCAGTTTTATTGAGGATTTACCCCAAGGCTACAATACCCAATTGCGGGAACGGGGGACTAATTTATCCGGGGGACAAAAGCAACTGTTAGCTTTTGCCAGGGCGGCGATTCGCAATCCGAAAATTTTAGTGCTAGATGAAGCAACCGCTAGTTTAGATGTGGGAACGGAGTCCTTAATTCAAGATGCCTTAGACCATTTATTACAGGACCGCACAGCGATTATTATCGCCCACCGTCTCTCGACCATTAAAAATGTCGATCGCATTCTCGTGCTCAAGCAAGGGCAACTGGTGGAACAAGGCAGTCACGAGGAATTGTTACAACAAGGTGGACTCTATGCCGGGTTATATCAGTTACAGATGTTAGGAAAGTAA
- a CDS encoding tetratricopeptide repeat protein, with translation MSENQDSMGLDRSTDSGNSATATALKPESADQPKDYQEWYKRASVLHDSKRYEEAIASYNQALEIRPHDYWACYERANALAVLQRYQEAVASYDQALESKPNDYWAWYRRGNALRHTNCHEEAIANYDKALELRSRDYWAWYQRGKALGELGQVEEAVASFDQALKERRDDYWAWYRRGEVLAKHNRYEEALDSYDHALDLRPNDRWAWYRRGETWQRFGRYEKAIANYAEALDIEADFPEVHYAKATCHLLLGQIERAIEHLHAYISQAPDQCQERTRLDGTWDSIRHDLRFQALLQEVQA, from the coding sequence ATGAGCGAAAATCAAGACTCAATGGGATTAGACCGTTCAACAGATTCAGGGAACAGCGCCACCGCGACGGCACTCAAGCCAGAATCAGCAGACCAACCGAAGGATTATCAAGAGTGGTATAAGCGGGCCAGCGTTCTCCATGACTCGAAACGGTATGAAGAGGCGATCGCCAGTTATAACCAGGCCCTGGAAATCCGACCCCATGATTATTGGGCCTGTTATGAACGGGCCAATGCACTGGCGGTCCTCCAGCGGTATCAAGAGGCCGTCGCTTCTTATGATCAGGCATTGGAAAGCAAACCCAATGATTATTGGGCCTGGTATCGTCGGGGGAATGCCTTAAGACATACAAACTGTCATGAAGAGGCCATTGCCAATTACGATAAAGCCCTAGAATTGCGATCACGGGACTATTGGGCCTGGTATCAACGGGGTAAAGCGTTAGGGGAACTCGGACAGGTTGAGGAGGCAGTCGCCAGCTTTGACCAGGCCCTCAAAGAACGCCGGGATGACTATTGGGCCTGGTATCGTCGCGGGGAAGTTTTAGCAAAACATAATCGCTATGAAGAAGCGCTAGATAGTTATGACCATGCCTTAGACCTGCGTCCGAACGATCGCTGGGCCTGGTACCGACGCGGCGAAACCTGGCAACGCTTTGGGCGGTATGAAAAGGCGATCGCCAACTACGCCGAGGCCCTGGATATTGAGGCGGATTTTCCCGAAGTCCATTATGCCAAGGCCACCTGTCATCTCCTCCTGGGTCAAATTGAACGGGCGATCGAACATCTGCACGCTTATATTTCCCAAGCCCCAGACCAATGTCAAGAACGGACTCGCCTAGATGGAACCTGGGACTCGATTCGCCATGACCTCCGATTCCAAGCCTTGTTACAGGAAGTCCAGGCTTGA